In Chelonoidis abingdonii isolate Lonesome George chromosome 22, CheloAbing_2.0, whole genome shotgun sequence, one genomic interval encodes:
- the POLE gene encoding DNA polymerase epsilon catalytic subunit A: MVLRNSGRRRAEPRGRGPDAPRDDGSGLSALKRLERSQRTDRLDAQFGFERAKEPGEKTGWLVNMHPTEVLDDDKRLVSSVDYYFIQEDGSRFKVALPYKPYFYIATRKGCEREVSSFLSKKYQGKIAKLETVPKEDLDLPNHLVGLKRNYIKLSFNTVDDLVKVRREISPAVKKNRERDQARDTYTSMLSSALIGGSLTMDDEGPSKKTVNQMDNIVDMREYDVPYHIRLSIDLKIHVAHWYNVRYRGSIYPPEITRRDDLVERPDPVVLAFDIETTKLPLKFPDAETDQIMMISYMIDGQGYLITNREIVSEDIEDFEFTPKPEYEGPFCVFNELDEAHLIQRWFEHVQETKPTIMVTYNGDFFDWPFVEARAAVHGMNMYQEIGFQKDSQGEYKASQCIHMDCLRWVKRDSYLPVGSHNLKAAAKAKLGYDPVELDPEEMCRMATEEPQTLATYSVSDAVATYYMYMKYVHPFIFALCTIIPMEPDEVLRKGSGTLCEALLMVQAYHANIIFPNKQEQEFNKLTEDGHVLDSETYVGGHVEALESGVFRSDIPCRFKMNPVAFDFLLQRVEKTLRHAIEEEEGLPLDQVTNFQEVCEEIKVKLNSLKDIPNRIECPLIYHLDVGAMYPNIILTNRLQPSAIVDEATCAACDFNKPGANCQRRMTWQWRGEFMPASRSEYHRIQQQLESEKLPPLYPDGPPRAFHELSREEQAKFEKKRLADYCRKAYKKLHVTKVEERITTICQRENSFYVDTVRAFRDRRYEFKGLHKVWKKKLSAATEMGDATEVKRCKNMEILYDSLQLAHKCILNSFYGYVMRKGARWYSMEMAGIVCFTGANIITQARELIEQIGRPLELDTDGIWCVLPNSFPENFVIKSTNAKKPKVTISYPGAMLNILVKEGFTNDQYQELVDPASLTYVTRSENSIFFEVDGPYLAMILPASKEEGKKLKKRYAVFNEDGSLAELKGFEVKRRGELQLVKIFQSSVFEAFLKGTTLEEVYASVAKVADYWLDVLYSKAANMPDSELFELISENRSMSRKLEDYGEQKSTSISTAKRLAEFLGDQMVKDAGLSCRFIISKKPEGSPVTERAIPLAIFQAELTVRKHYLRKWLKSPSLQDFNIRTILDWDYYIERLGSTIQKIITIPAALQQVKNPVPRVRHPDWLHKKLLEKNDVYKQKKINELFTSEGKRQVTANQPQEDTPCTQIADMEDFGAAKPVQPSVPIASKRKRVPVAGESQEMSQNLELTQSWREILGPPPPTGTTKEERLAWLRYHKKKWELQARQRQARRKKRRLEDGEVVLGGGVIRDGSSKGLSSYLRRTARSILDLPWQIVQVAETSQPGLFRLWAVIGSDLHCIKLSVPRVFYVNQRVAKPEEGAAYRKVNRVLPRSNLLYNLYEYSVPEDMYQEHINEINAGLSAPDIEGVYETQVPLLLRALIHLGCVCMVSRQLVRHFTSREAETFALEHLEMRSLAQFSYLEPGSIRHIYLYHNSQGSKALFGLFVPSQRKASVFVLDTVRSNQMPNLTNLYSTERSTMLEKVGGELLPPGKHTFEVRAETDLKTVSRAIQRLLLGYKDERRGPTLIAVQSNWDVKRLVSGIPVFEEFPLVPMRVTDDISYAVLDWQRHAARRMIRHYLNLDTCLSQAFEMSRYYHIPIGNLPDDISTFGSDLFFSRHLRCHNHLLWLSPTARPDLGGKEADDNRLVMEFDDRASVEINNPGCYSTVCLELDIQSLAVNTVLQSHHINDMEGASSMSISFDVIQQASLEDMVTGNQAASIPASYDETALCSNTFRILKSMVVGWVKEITQYHNVYADNQVIHFYRWLRSPASLLHDPALHRTLHNMMKKLFLQLVAEFKRLGSSVVYANFNRIILCTKKRRIEDAIAYVEYITNSIHSKEIFHSLTISFSRCWEFLLWMDPANYGGIKGRIPSGETGTSKRQAGAEEGDEDEEEEAEEEEEPGEASVEDLLENNWNIVQYLPQAASCQNYFLMIVSAYIVAVYHSMKEEMRRSAPGSTPVRRRPSSQASQEAVGEVGTMPGVITFSQDYVSNELTQSFFTITQKIQKKVTGSRHATLPSDMFPALPGSYLPLNNPALEFIKYVCKVLSLDANITNQVNKLKRDLLRLVDVGEFSEEAQFQDPCRSYVLSEVICRNCNFCRDLDLCKDPSPCQDAGVPPSWVCSNCQAEYERGSIEAALVEALQKKLMAFMLQDLVCVKCKGVKETHMPIYCTCAGDFTLLIQTKAFVEQINVFHSIARHYGMTHLLETIEWLLQLNPQLR, from the exons ATGGTGCTGAGGAACAGCGGGCGGCGTCGCGCGGAGCCCCGCGGGCGGGGACCCGACGCCCCCAG GGACGATGGCTCCGGGCTCTCCGCCCTCAAGCGCCTGGAGCGCAGCCAGCGGACCGACCGGCTGGACGCGCAGTTCGGGTTCGAGCGGGCCAAGGAGCCGGGGGAGAAGACGGGCTGGCTGGTCAACATGCACCCG ACAGAGGTTTTGGATGATGACAAGCGCTTGGTCAGCAGCGTGGATTATTACTTCATCCAGGAGGATGGGAGCAGGTTTAAG gtggccctgccctATAAACCCTACTTCTATATTGCAACCCGGAAG GGCTGTGAGCGGGAAgtgtcctccttcctctccaAGAAGTACCAGGGGAAAATCGCCAAGCTGGAAACGGTTCCCAAAGAGGATCTGGACTTG CCAAATCACCTGGTGGGCCTGAAGCGGAACTACATCAAGCTATCTTTCAACACTGTGGATGACCTGGTGAAGGTGCGGCGGGAAATCTCTCCTGCTGTGAAGAAGAACAGGGAGCGGGACCAGGCGAGAGACACCTACACATCCATGCTGTCGAG TGCTCTGATCGGTGGCAGCCTGACCATGGATGATGAGGGGCCCTCGAAGAAGACTGTCAACCAGATGGACAACATAGTGGACATGCGGGAGTACGATGTGCCGTACCACATCCGCCTGTCCATCGACCTGAAGATTCATGTG GCTCATTGGTACAATGTCCGTTATCGGGGCAGCATCTACCCTCCGGAGATCACTCGCCGAGACGACCTGGTGGAGCGACCG GATCCTGTTGTACTGGCCTTTGACATTGAAACCACCAAACTCCCCCTGAAGTTCCCTGATGCAGAGACAGACCAGATCATGATGATCTCCTACATGATTGATGGCCAG GGCTACCTGATCACAAACAGGGAGATCGTCTCTGAGGATATTGAAGATTTTGAGTTTACTCCCAAGCCGGAGTATGAGGGTCCCTTTTGTGTCTTCAACGAGCTGGATGAG GCCCATTTAATCCAGAGGTGGTTTGAACATGTCCAGGAGACCAAACCCACCATCATGGTCACTTACAATGGGGACTTCTTTGACTG GCCCTTTGTGGAAGCTAGAGCAGCAGTGCATGGAATGAATATGTATCAAGAGATCGGATTCCAGAAGGACAGCCAAGGGGAGTACAAAGCCTCCCAGTGCATCCACATGGACTGTCTAAG GTGGGTGAAGAGAGACAGTTACCTCCCCGTAGGAAGCCACAacctgaaagcagcagccaaagcAAAGCTGGGTTACGACCCAGTGGAGCTGGACCCCGAAGAGATGTGCCGGATGGCTACAGAAGAGCCTCAG ACGCTGGCCACTTACTCGGTGTCTGACGCAGTTGCTACCTACTACATGTACATGAAGTACGTGCACCCGTTCATCTTCGCGCTGTGCACCATCATCCCCATGGAGCCCGACGAG GTGCTACGGAAAGGCTCAGGGACGCTGTGCGAGGCGCTGCTCATGGTCCAGGCCTATCACGCCAACATCATCTTCCCCAACAAGCAGGAGCAGGAGTTCAACAAGCTCACAGAGGATGGGCATGTGCTAGACTCGGAGACCTACGTCGGGGGCCATGTGGAGGCGCTAGAGTCAGGGGTCTTCCGCAGCGACATCCCCTGCCGCTTTAAAATG AACCCTGTTGCCTTCGACTTTCTGCTGCAGCGCGTGGAGAAGACCCTCCGCCATGCCATCGAGGAGGAGGAGGGTTTGCCGCTGGATCAAGTCACCAACTTCCAGGAG GTATGTGAGGAAATCAAAGTCAAGCTGAACTCCCTGAAGGACATTCCTAACCGGATCGAGTGTCCCCTCATCTACCATCTGGATGTGGGGGCCATGTACCCCAACATCATCCTTACAAACAGGCTGCAG ccCTCGGCAATAGTGGATGAGGCCACATGCGCTGCCTGTGACTTTAACAAGCCAGGTGCCAATTGCCAGCGCCGGATGACCTGGCAGTGGAGAGGGGAATTCA TGCCCGCGAGCCGCAGCGAGTACCACCgcatccagcagcagctggagtcaGAGAAACTGCCCCCGCTCTACCCAGACGGCCCGCCTCGTGCTTTTCACGAGCTGTCCCGTGAGGAACAGGCCAAGTTTGAGAAGAAGCGACTGGCGG ATTACTGCCGCAAGGCCTATAAGAAGCTGCACGTCACCAAGGTGGAGGAGCGCATCACCACCATCTGTCAGCGGGAGAACTCATTCTACGTGGACACCGTGCGAGCCTTCAGAGACCGTCGCTACGAGTTCAAGGGCCTGCACAAG gtgtgGAAGAAGAAGCTGTCTGCCGCCACGGAGATGGGAGACGCCACCGAAGTGAAACGCTGCAAGAACATGGAGATCCTGTACGACTCATTGCAGCTGGCACATAAGTGTATCCTCAACTCCTTCTACGGCTACGTGATGCGCAAAGG GGCCCGCTGGTACTCCATGGAGATGGCCGGGATTGTCTGCTTCACTGGAGCAAACATCATCACCCAGGCCAGGGAGCTGATCGAGCAGATTGG GAGGCCGCTGGAGCTGGACACAGACGGAATCTGGTGCGTCCTTCCCAACAGTTTCCCAGAAAACTTTGTCATCAAATCAACCAATGCAAAGAAGCCCAAGGTGACAATCTCCTATCCCGGTGCCATGCTGAACATCCTGGTGAAG GAAGGCTTCACGAATGATCAGTACCAGGAGCTTGTGGACCCGGCTTCGCTCACCTACGTTACCCGCTCAGAGAACAGCATCTTCTTTGAAGTGGATGGGCCATACCTGGCCATGATCCTCCCAGCCTCCAAGGAGGAGGGCAAGAAACTGAAGAAACG GTACGCGGTGTTCAATGAGGACGGGTCCCTGGCTGAGCTGAAGGGGTTTGAAGTGAAGCGGCGAGGGGAGCTGCAACTGGTTAAGATCTTCCAGTCGTCAGTGTTCGAGGCCTTCCTGAAGGGCACCACGCTGGAGGAGGTCTACGCCTCCGTGGCCAAGGTGGCCGACTACTGGCTGGATGTGCTTTACAGCAAG GCTGCCAACATGCCAGACTCTGAATTATTTGAGCTGATTTCCGAGAACCGCTCCATGTCCCGCAAGCTGGAGGATTATGGGGAGCAGAAATCCACCTCCATCAGCACGGCCAAGCGCCTGGCCGAGTTCCTGGGGGATCAGATGGTGAAGGACGCTGGGCTGAGCTGTCGATTCATCATCTCCAAGAAACCGGAAGGGTCCCCTGTTACCGAGAG GGCCATCCCGCTGGCCATCTTCCAAGCCGAACTCACCGTGCGGAAGCACTACCTCCGGAAATGGCTGAAGAGCCCATCCCTGCAGGACTTCAACATCCGGACA ATCCTGGACTGGGACTACTACATCGAGAGACTGGGCAGCACCATCCAGAAGATCATCACTATCCCTGCGGCACTGCAGCAG GTGAAGAACCCTGTGCCCCGTGTCCGACACCCCGACTGGCTGCACAAGAAGCTCCTGGAGAAGAATGACGTGTACAAGCAGAAGAAAATCAATGAGCTGTTCACTAGTGAAGGCAAGAGACAG GTCACTGCCAACCAGCCCCAGGAGGACACCCCCTGCACACAGATTGCCGACATGGAGGATTTTGGGGCTGCCAAGCCCGTGCAGCCATCGGTTCCTATCGCCAGTAAGCGCAAGCGGGTCCCGGTGGCAGGGGAGAGCCAGGAGATGTCTCAGAACCTGGAGCTGACCCAGTCCTGGCGGGAGATCCTGGGCCCGCCCCCGCCCACTGGCACCACCAAG GAGGAGCGCCTGGCCTGGCTCCGGTACCACAAGAAGAAGTGGGAGCTGCAAGCACGTCAACGCCAGGCCCGCCGGAAGAAGCGGCGGTTGGAGGATGGCGAGGTGGTCCTGGGTGGGGGTGTGATCCGGGATGGGTCCTCCAAGGGGCTCAGCAGCTACCTGCGCAGGACAGCCCGCAGCATCCTGGACCTTCCCTGGCAGATTGTGCAG GTTGCTGAAACCAGCCAGCCGGGCCTGTTCAGGCTGTGGGCCGTCATCGGGAGCGACCTGCATTGTATCAAGCTGAGCGTCCCACGTGTCTTCTACGTCAACCAGCGGGTGGCCAAGCCAGAGGAGGGAGCCGCCTACCGGAAG GTGAACAGGGTGCTGCCCCGTTCGAATCTCCTCTACAACCTGTATGAGTACTCCGTCCCCGAGGACATGTATCAAGAGCACATCAACGAGATCAACGCCGGCCTGTCTGCCCCAGACATCGAGGGAGTGTACGAGACTCAG gtgCCATTACTGCTGCGCGCTTTGATCCATCTGGGCTGCGTGTGCATGGTCAGCAGGCAGCTGGTCAGGCACTTCACCAGCCGCGAGGCTGAAACCTTTGCCCTGGAGCACCTGGAGATGCGCTCGCTGGCCCAGTTCAGCTACCTAGAGCCAG GGAGCATCCGGCACATCTATCTCTATCACAACTCCCAGGGCAGCAAGGCACTCTTTGGTCTTTTCGTCCCATCGCAGCGCAAGGCCTCTGTCTTCGTGCTGGACACG GTGCGCAGTAACCAGATGCCAAACCTCACCAACCTGTACTCAACGGAGCGCAGCACCATGCTGGAGAAGGTGGGCGGGGAGCTGCTCCCTCCGGGCAAGCACACCTTTGAGGTGCGAGCCGAGACCGACCTCAAGACAGTTTCCAGAGCCATCCAGCGCCTGCTGCTGGGCTACAAG GACGAGCGCAGGGGCCCCACGCTGATCGCTGTGCAGTCCAACTGGGACGTGAAGCGGCTGGTGAGCGGGATTCCTGTCTTCGAAGAGTTCCCCTTGGTTCCTATGCGGGTAACAGATGACATCAGCTATGCCGTCCTGGACTGGCAGCGCCATGCTGCCCGCCGCATGATCCGCCACTACCTCAACCTAGACACCTGCCTGTCGCAGGCCTTTGAGATGAGcag GTACTATCATATCCCCATCGGGAACCTCCCCGACGACATCTCCACCTTCGGCTCCGACCTCTTCTTCTCGCGCCACCTGCGTTGCCACAACCACCTGCTGTGGCTCTCGCCCACGGCCCGCCCGGACCTCGGGGGCAAGGAGGCGGACGACAACCGGCTGGTCATGGAGTTCGACGACAGAGCCTCGGTGGAGATCAACAACCCGGGCTGCTATTCCACCG TGTGCCTGGAGCTGGACATCCAGAGCCTGGCTGTGAACACCGTCCTGCAGTCCCATCACATCAACGACATGGAGGGAGCCTCCAGCATGAGCATCAGCTTCGACGTGATCCAGCAGGCGTCTCTTGAGGACATGGTGACAGGGAACCAGGCCGCCAGCATCCCGGCCAGCTACGACGAGACCGCCCTCTGCTCCAACACGTTCAG GATCCTGAAGAGCATGGTGGTGGGCTGGGTGAAGGAGATCACACAGTACCACAATGTCTATGCCGACAACCAAGTGATCCACTTCTACCGCTGGCTCCGCTCGCCGGCCTCCCTGCTGCACGACCCAGCACTGCACCGCACCCTGCACAACATGATGAAGAAGCTCTTCCTGCA gctggtgGCTGAGTTCAAGCGACTCGGCTCTTCCGTGGTTTATGCCAACTTCAACCGCATCATCCTATGCACCAAGAAACGGCGCATCGAGGACGCCATTGCCTACGTGGAGTACATCACGAACAG CATCCACTCGAAGGAGATCTTCCACTCCCTGACCATCTCCTTCTCCCGCTGCTGGGAGTTCCTGCTCTGGATGGACCCAGCTAACTACGGCGGCATCAAGGGGAGAATTCCCTCTGGGGAG ACGGGCACCAGCAAAAGGCAAGCGGGTGCTGAGGAGGGCGatgaggatgaagaggaggaggctgaggaggaggaagagccggGGGAGGCCAGTGTGGAGGATTTGCTGGAGAACAACTGGAACATTGTGCAGTACCTGCCCCAGGCAGCCTCCTGCCAGAACTACTTCCTCATGATCGTGTCTG CCTACATCGTCGCCGTGTACCACAGCATGAAGGAGGAGATGCGGCGCAGCGCCCCCGGGAGCACGCCTGTCAGGAGGaggcccagcagccaggcctcccAAGAGGCTGTGGGCGAGGTGGGCACCATGCCTG gcgTGATCACCTTCTCGCAGGACTACGTCTCCAATGAGCTCACCCAGAGCTTCTTCACCATCACCCAGAAGATCCAGAAGAAGGTGACTGGCTCCCGCCATGCCACGCTGCCCTCAGACATGTTCCCAGCGCTGCCCGGATCCTACCTGCCGCTCAACAACCCGGCACTGGAGTTCATTAAATACGTCTGCAAG GTGCTGTCTCTGGATGCCAACATAACCAATCAGGTGAACAAGCTGAAGCGGGACCTGCTGCGCCTGGTGGACGTGGGTGAGTTCTCGGAGGAAGCCCAGTTCCAGGACCCCTGCCGCTCCTACGTGCTCTCCGAGGTGATCTGCCGCAACTGCAACTTCTGCAGGGACCTGGACCTCTGCAAAGACCCAAGCCCCTGCCAG GATGCCGGTGTGCCCCCAAGCTGGGTGTGCTCCAACTGCCAGGCGGAGTATGAGCGCGGCTCCATCGAAGCGGCCCTGGTGGAAGCCCTGCAGAAGAAGCTGATGGCCTTCATGCTGCAGGACCTG GTGTGTGTGAAGTGCAAAGGCGTGAAGGAGACACACATGCCCATCTACTGCACTTGTGCTGGAGACTTCACCCTGCTGATCCAGACCAAG GCCTTCGTGGAGCAGATCAACGTCTTCCACAGCATTGCCCGGCACTACGGCATGACCCACCTGCTCGAGACCATCGAGTGGCTGCTGCAGCTGAACCCGCAGCTCCGGTGA